The DNA region AtaagtttttgtataattttaaaacttctgtTCTAGTTATAGacattctaatatttttaagtgaatagttttaaattacagttgaacatttatttattcaccacatgtaattttaaatataaaaatttcaaaatatatatataaatttttaagtcaATCTCATTTGACGGGTTATGCTTAATATTAACAACAGTGACAACTGACATAACATTCTAATAACCATATTTACTAATCCACTTATGAAATCTGTGGTCAATTTAGTATCATTAATTActgtaatgttttaaaatttaaattaataaagattatgaatatctaagttattttaaaggGCTGCTTTTGagctattattttatataaattatgggATAACTTTACGTGTCGAATCTCAATACTATTCAATATCAATAAGAGTGATACCATCAGTCTGAATTCTACTGTCTTGTTCAGGGAAGTACCTTATGAATATGTCAGACTTAATTCTTCAAAACATTAACTCTATAAATTTGGACGTGGTCCTGAAAATTCAGAAGGACTTGGACCCTTACGATATGACATCTCTTGTGTTTCTTCTGTATGATGTTCCAGATACTGCTCTTCAACGTCTAATAGTGTATCAAAGGGTCTCAAAAGATGTCAATGATAATATGAATTTGCTTTATCATTGGGTCTCTCATGCTCAGATGAGACCTACTTGgaaatatgaatttttagAAGCATTGTGTATATGTAGACAATATAGTGTGATCAAAAAACTAGGTTTAAATGTATCAGCCGTAAAAGAACACTACCttccaaataatataaacttttgcATTCACATAAATCCactaaaaaagattttatacaGATTATGTGAAAGTATAAATACAGAGACATTACACACTCTGAAACAAACTTTGCATTCATTTGACCAAGACATTACCAATTATGAGAGCTGTGAACTAGTTTTCTTAGAATTAATGTgcaaaaagtttattttggacCGAAATGACTTATGCAAGCACACTAAAGTAGATTATCAAAAACTGACACAAATCCTAGAACATTTTCCAGTTTTGAGTTCATATTCTGTTTATATAAGTGAGCTAGAAACTAAGCTCAACAATACTaagaatagttttataaagGATATGTCTAAAAATAGTCCTATACAGAATAAAGcttcaaatataaacaaatcagAAGTTAGTGGCAAGTGTGATGGTACTGATCTAGATGAATTCTATGAACAATTAAATCAGTTAAAAATAGAAGATATTGATGATGGTTTAATGAcagataaacaaaaatgtgatgattattatgatattttgaATCCAAGTCATATTGGTGTATGTTGTATAATTAATCAAGAAGATTTTTATCCATCAAAAGAGAATATCACTAAAGGCATACATGTTAATCTTACAACTAGGTATGGATCAACTAAAGACCAAGTTGCATTACAAAAGACAATGGAAGCGCTACATTTTGATGTTGtagtttacaaaaatttaaactctAAAGATTTTATgagttgtttaaaaaatgtgctGAAAAACAAAGTTCATAATGACGACAGTCTTTTTGTGCTATGCATATTATCACATGGTGTTAGGGGACATGTTTACGCTGCAGATTCGGTGAAAATAAAAGTTGAAGATATTCAATGTTTGCTGGATTCTGATTTAGCTTTTAAACTATATGGAAAACCAAAGGTATTGATATTACAAGCTTGTCAAGTAAATGATGAATCACCATCAATTCAGAGTCTAGTAGCGGATGGGCCCTCATCAGAGCTTTTTTTACGGAaatcagattttttaatatactggGCTACTGCACCTGAATATGAAGCTTTTAGACAAGAAAGTAAAGGCTCCCTCTTTATTCAATTCTTATGtgtaattgttaaaaacaatgCACACCATGACCACATTCATGATATTTTCACTAAAGTTACAAAAACAGTAATAGATGTTTGTAGTAGAGTACAAAGAGTACAAGTACCAATCTTTGAATCTACATTAAGAAAGAAGTTATTCCTTCGGAGGTAACAGTTAAAATGTGTGTAAtggaacatttaaatttattcatataatcaacatattattttaaaagtaacaaaaaaattttaataaaagattttacatTAGATTGTCTTTAATCATAGATACATCAGCTCTTGTAAACTCAGTTACAGCAATTTCAAGGGCTTTTTTATCTTCGTCGCTGTGCAGATTTGACCACATTGAATCTAAAAAATTTCGATGATATctctgaataaatataaaactatgttTAAGAGTTGCTCCTACATGGTGAGTTTGTAATGTCACTTCAAATTGTCCtagtttagtaataaatggaAGGCTACTTGTAACAAATTGGTGTGGACCATGTCTACACCTAATTATTGCTATTCTTGTATtctcattacaatattttgttagaAATCCGGTCCGTACTGCAGCTACACCAAAATCTCCATGGAGTTGTTGTATTTTCGCTAAAATAGCTTCGTAAAGAGCCGATGGCTTTAAATTCAGGGGTTGCCTTTCAGGTACTTCAGGTGATGCTATTTCAATAGTAATATATCTAGAATAAAAGAAACAGCTATacgaatgtaaaatatatatattataaaacacttaTGCCCTTACCTATTCTTAAATCTAACCATTGCTAAAAGgttgatatttaataaaagtatcaaGTAATagtaattagtaaataatattgttttgaacACAGATTATGAAATTGAACATGAACCATAGAAGCAAATAGCAATATAATTGCGCCAAACGTAAATTGCACACTTACTTATAGCGCCTAGGTATCTATGGAAAATGGATTGATGATGGATTCCAAATTATAATAGCATGTCGCCCGATAGtgattatcttaaaatattaaatatgaaaaatattaaaatttattttttcaattcgTTTACaatgttctaaatttattacatttagaCTATGTTAGgcaaataactttttaaatgattgTGACACTAATTACAgtacaataaactttatctgCTTAGCTTTATAGGAAATTTATGTTGTTGATTTATACAAGCACATAtgtacttatatattattatatcttggttaattacattttatcttAACACAGCAAAGCCATGACATTTAGTACGGACTAGAGTCATTAGTTTAAAGTTTATCTTTGTAGATATAAgaggaaaattttaatattttaaaaataccattTGCTCAGTTaggaaacaatattttactgaACTGAAAACGGAACTTAAGAAGGCCATTTAACAGCACATTTTGATAAAATGGATCAAGATATATTCTTTATTGGAGTAGATGTGGGTTCTGGAAGTGTCCGTGCAGCCCTTGTTAATGAAAAGGGAAGTGTAATAAGAAGTTctgtaaaaaatcttaaaacctGGAAACTTAAACCTGGTTTTTATGAACAATCATCGGATGATGTGTGGCAA from Pieris brassicae chromosome 2, ilPieBrab1.1, whole genome shotgun sequence includes:
- the LOC123719975 gene encoding caspase-8 is translated as MNMSDLILQNINSINLDVVLKIQKDLDPYDMTSLVFLLYDVPDTALQRLIVYQRVSKDVNDNMNLLYHWVSHAQMRPTWKYEFLEALCICRQYSVIKKLGLNVSAVKEHYLPNNINFCIHINPLKKILYRLCESINTETLHTLKQTLHSFDQDITNYESCELVFLELMCKKFILDRNDLCKHTKVDYQKLTQILEHFPVLSSYSVYISELETKLNNTKNSFIKDMSKNSPIQNKASNINKSEVSGKCDGTDLDEFYEQLNQLKIEDIDDGLMTDKQKCDDYYDILNPSHIGVCCIINQEDFYPSKENITKGIHVNLTTRYGSTKDQVALQKTMEALHFDVVVYKNLNSKDFMSCLKNVLKNKVHNDDSLFVLCILSHGVRGHVYAADSVKIKVEDIQCLLDSDLAFKLYGKPKVLILQACQVNDESPSIQSLVADGPSSELFLRKSDFLIYWATAPEYEAFRQESKGSLFIQFLCVIVKNNAHHDHIHDIFTKVTKTVIDVCSRVQRVQVPIFESTLRKKLFLRR
- the LOC123719977 gene encoding ribonuclease P/MRP protein subunit POP5 — translated: MVRFKNRYITIEIASPEVPERQPLNLKPSALYEAILAKIQQLHGDFGVAAVRTGFLTKYCNENTRIAIIRCRHGPHQFVTSSLPFITKLGQFEVTLQTHHVGATLKHSFIFIQRYHRNFLDSMWSNLHSDEDKKALEIAVTEFTRADVSMIKDNLM